The following coding sequences are from one Formosa haliotis window:
- a CDS encoding rod shape-determining protein: MGFFDFLTEEIAIDLGTANTLIIHNDKVVVDSPSIVARDRVSGKIIAVGKEASMMQGKTHENIKTIRPLKDGVIADFDASEQMISLFIKNIPALKKKMFTPALRMVVCIPSGITEVEMRAVKESCERVNGKEVYLIHEPMAAAIGIGVDIMQPKGNMIVDIGGGTTEIAVIALGGIVCDKSVKIAGDVFTNDIIYYMRTQHNLYVGERTAEKIKIQIGAATEDLETPPDDMSVQGRDLLTGKPKQVQISYREIAKALDKSILRIEDAVMETLSQTPPELAADIYNTGIYLAGGGSMLRGLDKRLSQKTDLPVYIAEDPLRAVVRGTGITLKNLPKFKSVLIK; the protein is encoded by the coding sequence ATGGGATTTTTTGACTTCCTTACAGAAGAAATAGCTATTGACTTAGGAACAGCCAATACTCTTATTATTCATAATGATAAAGTTGTGGTGGATAGCCCTTCTATAGTTGCTCGCGATCGCGTTAGCGGTAAAATTATTGCTGTTGGTAAAGAAGCGAGTATGATGCAAGGAAAGACTCACGAGAATATTAAAACCATTAGACCATTAAAAGATGGTGTAATTGCAGATTTTGATGCCTCTGAACAAATGATAAGTTTGTTTATTAAAAACATTCCCGCTTTAAAGAAAAAAATGTTTACCCCTGCACTTCGCATGGTGGTTTGTATTCCTTCTGGAATTACAGAAGTAGAAATGCGAGCTGTAAAGGAATCTTGCGAGCGTGTAAACGGAAAAGAAGTTTATTTAATACACGAACCTATGGCTGCGGCCATAGGTATTGGTGTAGATATTATGCAACCTAAAGGAAATATGATTGTAGATATAGGTGGTGGTACTACCGAAATTGCAGTAATAGCTTTAGGAGGTATTGTTTGCGACAAATCGGTTAAAATTGCCGGAGATGTCTTTACAAACGATATTATTTATTATATGCGTACGCAACACAACTTATATGTAGGTGAACGTACTGCCGAAAAAATTAAAATTCAAATTGGTGCTGCTACCGAGGATTTAGAAACGCCACCAGACGACATGAGTGTGCAAGGCCGTGACTTACTTACCGGGAAACCAAAACAAGTTCAAATTTCGTATCGCGAGATCGCGAAAGCATTAGACAAATCTATTCTTAGAATTGAAGATGCTGTTATGGAAACCTTATCGCAAACACCTCCAGAATTAGCTGCCGATATTTACAATACCGGTATTTACCTAGCTGGTGGAGGTTCTATGTTACGTGGTTTAGACAAACGTCTATCTCAAAAAACAGATCTTCCTGTATACATTGCTGAAGATCCGTTACGTGCCGTAGTTCGCGGAACTGGAATCACGCTTAAAAACTTACCTAAGTTTAAGAGCGTATTGATTAAATAG